The Desulfobacteraceae bacterium DNA segment CCGGCCGACGCGCTGCTTCAGGCGCGCCGGGTTCCAGGGCAACTCGAAATTCAGCACGCAGTCCGCCGCCTGCAGGTTGAGCCCCGTGCCGCCGGCATCGGTGGAGAGAAAGACCCGGCAGTCGGGGTTGTGGGTGAACTCGTCGATCAGCGCCTGGCGTTTCGGGACCGGCACCTTGCCCGAGAGTTCCACGAACGGGATACCGGCATCCGAGAGGTGGCGGCCGATGAGGTAGGTCATGGTGGTCCACTCGGAGAAGATCACCATCTTGCGGTTGCTCTGCACCACCAGCTCGTCAACGATCCCGCGCAGCTCGTCGAGCTTGGGGGAAATCTTGGTTTTACGGTCGATGAGGTAGGTGGCGTTGCAGGCCTGACGCATCCGCAGCAGCAGCTCCTGCATGCGCCGCAGGTCGACCGGGGTCAGAAACTTCTTGTGGAGCAGCGGCATCAGGGCCTGGGCGTAGCCCGCGTGCAGCTTGCGCTGCTGGTGGTGCAGATCGATGTAGTAGGTGTTCTCCACCTGTTCGGGAAGATCGTTAAGCACCTCCTCCTTGCGGCGGCGGATCACCAGGCCCTGCAGCCGCTGGTGCAGCCGGTCCAGGTTGCGGTAGCCGACGATCTTGTTTTTGGTGCTGCGGCTGAGCATGAAATGCTCGGCCGCAAAGCGCCACAGCGGCGAGAGCAGCCGCGGGTCGAGAAACTGGACGATGGAGTAGACGTCCTCCAGCTTGTTCTCCAGGGGGGTGCCGGTCAGGACCAGGGCATGCCGCCGCGGCAGGCGCTTGACGGCATCGGCGGTCTTGGTGGAGAAATTCTTGATCCGCTGGGCCTCGTCCAGGATCACGAGGTCCGGCTCGAAGCGCCGGAGGGTGCTAACATCGCGCAGCACGGCCTCGTAGTTGGTGATCTTGAAATAGGCCGGGTCCTCGAGATAGGTCTCCCGGCGTTTTTTAGGCGGGCCCGACACGACCACCGCCTTTTGGTCCGAGAACCGCTCGATTTCCCGGCGCCACTGCTCTTTCAGGGAGGCCATGGTGACCACCAGCACCTTGCTGAAACCGAAAACCTCCTTTTTCAGGGTGGCCAGCGCGATGGCCTGCAGGGTCTTGCCGAGGCCCATCTCGTCGCCGATCAGGGCGGCATCGCGGTAGAGCCCGAAACGCACCCCGTCCTCCTGGTAGGGGTAGAGCCGGACCTTAAGGTTGGGCGGCGGCGGCGGATTCTTCTCGGCCAGCTCGACCAATTGCCGGCGTTCGGCGTCCCGCGCCAGGGCCGCGAAGACCCCCTCCTGGACCCGGACCTGCTTGTTGCCGTCCAGCTGCGGCAGCACATTCCATAAGGGGGCCATGCCATCTCCGGTGTAGGCCCCGTGCTGGTCGAAGCACGGCGCCAGGATCCGCCGCAGGTCCACGGTCTGGTCCTTGGGCAGCTCCGAGAAGACCCGCGGGGCGGCATCGGCCGAGTCCCAGTAGAGATCCACGAAAGGGAAGCGTTCCTGCGCCAGACGCTTGGCGAAGTCTTTGCGGCGCTTCAAACGCTGGGTCAGGCAGATGAGATGCTTGCAGGTTCCCAGGCGGTTGATGAGGTAATCGGGGCAGGTGCAGTGCCCGCCGCCCTGGTCCGGGGTGTGCAGGGTCACCGTGTACTGCCGCCCGTTTTCGGTTTCCAGCAGGTGCTGCCCCTTGAGCATCTCGCCTTCGGTGATCTTGAAATGCTCGTTGCGAGCGCGGCTTTTACGGTCCTCCAGGGCCTGGGTGCGGATCTCCTCGGGGGTGAGAAAGGCCTCCTGGTCCGGCTCGGGCGGCGACTGCCGGGCTTGACGCGCGTCCAGCAGGTCCTTGGTGTAGAGCAGGACCGCCACGGTGTGTTTGCAGCCGTTGCCGGGATAGGGACAGGAACACGAGGTGGCCAGCGCCTGGCCGCCGAGATCGACGCGGGTGGTGTAGTCGCCGTAGCTGCCGTCCACTTGGTAGGCGAAGCGCCCGGCTTCAAAATCCTGGTCCTCCAGAATGAAGGCGCCGTTTTCGTAAAGGCGCAGCCCCCGTTTGTAGATCAGGAAAGAGTCGGCCACGTCGTGGCGGATGAGGTCGCGGGTCAGGGCGAACATGCAATGGTCTCCTTTCAGTGGGGTGCAAGCCGCGGCGGTGCTTCAGGGGCGCTGGCCGGCGGGCATGGGCGGCACCAGCAAGGTGGGGTCGATGCGCTGCTCGAACCAGTTCATGCGCCAGTCCAGGTGGGAACCGGTGACCCGCCCGCTGGCGCCCACGCGGGCGATCACCTCGCCCTGGCGAACGGCCTGCCCCTCGCGCACCAGGATGGCGCTCAAATGCAAAAATGTAGAGGACACCCCGTGGCCATGGTCGAGGATCAGGGTGCGGCCGGAGAAGAACATGTCCGGGTGGACCAGGCTGACCACCCCGTCGGCCGGGGCTTTGACCGGGGTGCCGGCCGGGGCCGCGATGTCGACGCCGTAGTGGGGCCGGCGCGGTTCGCCGTTTAGAATCCGCTGGCTGCCGTAAACCCCCGAGATCCGGCCGTGGACCGGCCAGATGAAGCCCCGGGCGAAATCGGTGCGTGGGTCGTCGCGCTCGCGGGCCGTGCGCGCCAGCGCCGCCTCCCGCCGGATGCGCTTGAGGTCCTCGGGCGCCGGCGTCACCTTGCGCTGAGGCAGCCCGCCGATCCGCTGGATATCGTAGCTGCGGGCGGCGATGCGCACCGGGTGGCGTGTTTCACCGCCGTCGGCGGTGCGCAGGGTGAGGACGGTTTCCAGCGGCGCATCACGGTCAAAGCCGATCACGAAAAGCCCGTCGGGCGAAAGGCGCAAGGTGCGCCCCTGGAAGGCGACCGTGGTCCCCGGCGCCGCCCGGCCGATCAGCAGGCCCCCCTGCACCCGCTGGCCCTTCAGCTCGATAGCGGCTGCCGGCGCCGTCAGGGCCAGCAGAACCAGACCAGAGACCAGGGGGCGCCAAAAGATGGTGTGCATGACTTCAACCCCGTTTCAATTCTGACGGTTCCGTAAAAAGCCCAAGTTCTGCGTTGCGCTGCATCTCGAAGTCGCTGCGGCGTACCTTAAGTACGCCTCACGCCTCGAGATTTGCGCGCCTTGAACTTGAACTTTTTTCGAAACCGTCTGGTTTTTGACTTTTTACCGCTTTATCAATTCTGACGGTTCCGTAAAAAACCCAAGTTCCCCGTTGCGCCGCGTTTCGAAGTCGTCGCGGCCCCGACCGGGCCCCTACTCAAATTTGCGCTTGAATTCCAGAAACTCCGCACGCAGGTCGTCCAGCGCCTGCCGCAGACCCGCAACCGCCTGTTCCAGCGCGGCGATCCCTTCGGAGGAAGCCGCGCCAGGCCCCGGTGCGGCGGCCGACACGGGTTCGCCCCTTTCTGCCTCCGGCTCCGGTGGGCAGAAGCAGTGGGCAAAACGGTTTTCCTTGTGCCCCGGCCGGCGGGGGAGTTCCGCCGCAAACGGCCCCTGCTCGTGGGCGATCAGCCTCTGCAGGGTGTGCTCCACCGCGGCCAGGCCGCCAAACTCCAGCAGCCGGGCGCTGCGCGCGCGCAGTTCACCGGCGGTCTGGGGCCCGCGCAGGAGCAGTTCACACAGCAAGGCGAGTTCGCTTACGGAAAAATCGGCCGTGTCTTTCAGGTTGTGCTCGTACTTGGGGACGCGGCTGCCCTGGGTCTTGACCTGCCAGACCAGCCGCCGGCGGCGCAGCCCGTCCAGCCCCCGGATGACGGCCGCCTCGTCCAGGGTCATGACCGGGTCGCGGTTGGTCTTCTGGTTGCAGGCGGCAATCAGGGCGTTCAGGGTCAGCGGGTAATAGTCGGGGGTCGCCATCTGCTTTTCGATCAGCGCCCCCAGGATGCGGGCTTCGACGGGATCCAGCGAAATATCCATGCGGTTCCTCCGGCTGCCGGCGCTGCCGCCGGCAAAATGGGGATGATCCCCCGCCACCGACGGGCGCCCCCTGCCCCGCCGGCGGGAAAATCAAGGGGCGGACATGCGGGTTTTTTTACCACGCTTTGGGAAAAACTGGGAAGAAAAATGAAAAAAATCGGTCCCCCGCCGCACAATCCGCTTGACGCGCGCAGGGGGCGGCCGCACCATACAGTCGATGAGCCAAAACCGGACCGCGGCCGCCGGGAATACATCCCGGGGCAGCACGACCGCCGCGCCCCTTGACCAGGAGCCACGCCCATGCTGGTGAATGCCTATCCCGGCTTCGACTGCCACATCCACAGCAGCTTTTCGGACGGTTGCGCGAGCCTCGAAGCCATGGCCCGCAGCGCCGTTGCCCGGGGTCTGAACGGTGTGGTGTTCACCGACCACATGCCGCTGCCCTTCGAAAACCGCTATGCCCTGGCGCATCGACGGTTGGAGGCCTATCGCGCCGAGATCCAGGCCGTGCGCCGGCGGATGAGCGGCCGCCTGCAGGTGCTGATGGGACTGGAGATGGAATACCTGCCTTCCCACGGCGCCTGGAGCCGAGAGATCGCCCAAGACCCCTGGGACGTCCTGATCGCATCGGTGCACCAGCTGGAAGAGAAAGGCCGGCGTTTCCTGATCAACGGCACTGCGGCGGAGTTCGTCACGGCCCTGGAAACCGGTTTCGGGGGGGACCTCCGGCGCCTCTGCGAGGCCTACTACCGACAGAGCATCGCCATGGTTGAAACCGGCCTGTTCCGCATCCTGGGCCACCTGGACGTCCTGGGCAAACACAACCGCAACGGACGCTTTTTCGACGAAAGCGCCCCCTGGTACCGGGAGTTGGTGGCCGCGCTGCTGGCGGCCGTCGGGCAGGCCGGAATGGTGGTGGAGATCAACACCGGCGGTCTGGACCACGACGTCCGCAGCGCCTACCCGGGCCCCCGGATTCTGGCGGCTATCGAGAAGAAGGGGATTCCCGTCTGCCTCTCCTCGGATGCCCACCGGCCGGAGGATGTCGCCCGCCACTTCGCGCGTTTCCCGACGGCGGCTCAGCAGGAGCCCTGACGGCACCGGCGCCGAGTGCCGTTCAGGTTCTCGGGTGCCATTTGCGCCAACCGCGGTAGGCCGCCAGCTCACCCTGCAGCGCGTTGATGATGGTGGTCAAAACGGCCAGGTCATCCATGAAGCCCAGCAGCGGGATGAAGTCGGGAACCAGATCGGTGGGGACGAGGAAATAGATCAGGCCGGCTGCGATCACCCCCAGGGTGATCCCGTCCAGCCGGTAGCGGCCGGCGACGGCATCCCGAAAAAGACCATACAGATCGTTGACCGCTGCCATGACCTTGCCGAAGACCGGCGTGGCCCGCTGCATTTTGCGTTCGAAAGCCCCCTTCTCGTCATACGCCTCGAAATCCCGCCCGCCCGCAAACCGCAGCATCCGATCATACGTCTTGCGCCGCCCGGGATCGCCCAGGACGTGATAGGCCTGGTTCAGGACCTTGGTGATCTCCTCTGCCTCGGCCTGCCGCTGGGGGTTTTTGTCAGGGTGAAACTCCTTGAGCTTGCGGTGGTAGGCATGCCGGATCTCTGCCGCGGGGGCTGCGGGATCGACCTCCAGGAATTCGTAGTAGTTGGGTGATGGGTCCATGGCGACGGTTTCCGCTGGGATGGCGCACGGCAGTTGGCGGACAGTAGGCAATGATCGCTGGCCTGTCAACCGCCATCAGTCCACCAGATGCTGAAAAAGCGGATTAACCCCTTTCCCGGCCATCCGGTGGCGGGATGGCCGCCGACTGCAAGCGGTGGGATTTGACAAAAAGGCTTCGATCCTTACCCCTTCTGGAACGCGGCTGCCACCGGAGGGTGCGGCCCGTCCACAACCGTTTGCCATCAGGGGGCATCCACGGCCCGGCACCATCTGCCGCCGGCCGCCGCCCCCCGGGGAGGACCGATCCGATGCCCCATAGAGTCTCTTGCCGATACTGCCTGATCGCCCTGTTGGCCCTGGGGCTTGCCATGCCCATGCTGTCGCCGGCCGCCGCTCAGCCGGCAGCTCCCGTGATCCTCAAGGAAGTGCGCCGCGACCGCTTCGTGGATCGCGTGGAAGCTTTGGGCACCCTGCGCGCCAACGAGAGCGTCGATCTGACCGCGACGGTGTCCGAAACGGTGACCGACATCCATTTCGAAGATGGTCAACGGGTCGCCCGGGGGGACATCCTGGCGGAGATGACCAGCCGGGAGGAGCACGCCTTGCTGGAGGAGGCCCTCTCCACCGTCACCGAAGCCAAGAGCCAGTATGAGCGCGTGCGCCCCCTGGCCCAGCGCGGCTCGGCTTCCCAATCCCTGCTGGAGCAGCGGCGGCGCGAGTACGAGACGGCCCGGGCGCGGCTGCAGGCCATCGAATCCCGCCTGCGCGACCGCCTGGTCATCGCGCCGTTTGACGGTGTCGTGGGCTTGCGCAACATCAGCGTGGGGACCTTCATCGAGCCGGGGGACCTCATCACCACCCTGGACGACGACAGTGTGATGAAGCTGGACTTTACCGTGCCGGCGGTTCACCTGGCAACCCTGCGTCCGGGGCTGCCCATCGAAGCGCGGTCGGCCGCTTTTACCGGGCGCGAGTTCCAGGGCACGGTGACCAGCATCGACAGCCGCATCGACCCGGTGACGCGTTCCATCACCGGCCGGGCCGTGCTGGCAAACCCGGAGCGGGAGCTGAAGCCGGGGCTGTTGATGAGCCTCGCACTGCTCAAAAACCCCCGGGATGTTCTGGTCGTTCCGGAAGAGGCCCTGATCCCCAGCGGGCAGCAAAACCACGTCCTGGTGGTGGACCCGAACGCTCCGCAGCCGGTCGCCCAGCAGCGCCCGGTGACCATCGGCGCCCGCCGGCCGGGGGAGGTGGAAATCCGCGAGGGCCTCGAAGCCGGCGAATTCGTCGTGATCCACGGCACCCTCCGCGCCCGGCCGGGCCAGCCGGTGAACGTGACGGCCGTGGCCGCTGGCGACGAATCCCTGCAGGACCTGCTGACCCGGGCGCAGGGGAGGACCGAGTGATGCTGCTCTCCGACGTTTCGGTCAAACGCCCGGTCTTCGCCTCGGTGATCTCCCTGCTGCTGGTGATCTTCGGCCTGGTGGCCTTCGGGCGGCTGCCCCTGCGGGAGTACCCGGACATCGACCCGCCGGTGGTCTCCATCGACACCCGCTATCCCGGTGCGGCGGCCAATGTCGTCGAAACCCAGATCACCCAGCCGATCGAGGAGCGCATCGCGGGCGTCGAGGGCATCGCCGCGATTTCCTCCAGCAGCGAGGACGGACGGTCCGTGGTGACGGTGGAGTTCAACACCGGCCGGGATGTGGACGGAGCGGCCAACGATATCCGCGACCGGGTCGCGGGCATCCTGGACGACCTGCCCGAGGAGGCCGAAGCGCCCGAAATCCAGAAGGTGGATTCCAACGAAGACGTGATCATGTGGCTGAACCTGACCAGCGACCGCCTGGGCGTGCCGGAGTTGACCGATTACGCCGAGCGCTACCTGGTAGACTATTTCAGCGTCCTGGACGGCGTCGCCCGGGTGCGGGTCGGCGGCGGTCAGCGCTATGCCATGCGGATCTGGCTGGACCGGCAGGCCATGGCGGCCCGCAATATCACGGTGGCCGACGTCGAGGACGCCCTGCGGGCCGAAAACTCGGAGCTGCCGGCGGGCAGCATCGAATCACGCCAGCGGCAGTTCACGGTGCGCGTCCAGCGCGCCTTTCGCACCGCCGGGGACTTCGCCCAGCTGGTCATCGCCCGGGGGGAGGACGGACACCTGGTGCGCATGGGGGACATCGCCCGGGTGCAGCGGGGCACCGAAGAGGACCGCACCTTCTTCCGGGGCAACGGTGTCTCCATGGTGGGAATCGGTATCATCAAGCAATCCACGGCCAACACGATCCAGGTGGCGCGCGCCGCCAAGGCGGAAATGGAGCGCCTCAACCCGACCCTGCCCGAGGGCATGACCATCGCCCAGAGCTACGACACGTCGGTTTTCGTGGAAGGCGCCATCAACGAGGTCTACAAAACCCTGGCCATCGCCATCCTCCTGGTGGTGGTGGTGATCTACCTCTTTCTGGGCAGCGTCCGGGCCACCCTGGTTCCCGCGGTGACCGTGCCGGTTTCCATCGTCGCCAGTTTCATCGTGCTCTATGCCCTCGATTTTTCGGTCAACCTGCTGACCCTCCTGGCGCTGGTCCTGGCCATCGGGCTGGTGGTGGACGACGCCATCGTGGTTCTGGAGAACATCTTCCGGCGCATGGCCGAAAAAGGCGAATCCCCGCTGGTGGCGGCATACAGGGGCACCCGCCAGGTGGGCTTTGCGGTGGTTGCCACCTCGCTGGTGCTGATCGCGGTCTTCGTTCCGATCGCGTTTCTGGAGGGCGACGTGGGCCGCCTGTTTTCCGAGTTCGCCCTGACCATGGCGGCGGCCGTGGCCTTTTCCAGCATCGTGGCCCTCAGCCTCTCCCCGATGCTGGCCTCGAAGATCCTGAAAAGGCCCTCCAGCGGCCCTCCCCGCGGCGTCGCGGCGGGGACCGACGCCCTCTTCCGGTGGACGCGCAGGCGCTACCGCCGCCTGCTCAACCGCAGCCTGAAGCACCCCCTGCCAGTTGTCGGGCTCTTTGTCCTGCTGCTGGTGGCAGCGGCCTGGCTCTTGGTTCAAATTCCCACCGAATACGCCCCCCAGGAGGACCGGGGCGCATTTTTCGTGATCGTCAACGGTCCCGAGGGGGCCTCTTTCGCCTACATGCAGGAGTACATGGACGAAATCGAGCGCCGCCTGATGCCATTCGTCACCAGCGGCGAGGCCACCCGGCTGCTGGTGCGGGCCCCGCGCACCTTCGCCAACTTCGAGAACTTCAACACCGGGATCGTGATTTTCGTTCTGGATGACTGGGACCGCCGCCGGTCCGCCTGGACCATCATGGAGGACGTGCGCGCCCGCCTGGCCGGTCTTCCGGGGGTGCGAGCCTTCCCGGTCATGCGCCAGGGCTTCGGGGCTTCCATCCAGAAACCGCTGCAGTTCGTGCTCGGCGGCGGCACCTACGCCGAACTAGCCCAGTGGCGGGATATCCTGCTGGAACGGATCGCGGCCGACAACCCGGGGCTGGTGGGGATCGACTGGGACTACAAGGAGACCAAACCGCAGCTGCAGGTCAGCATCGACTACGACCGCGCCGCCGATCTGGGGGTGACCGTCGGCACCATCGGCCGGACCCTGGAAACGCTGCTGGGCTCCCGGCGGCTGACCACCTACATCGATGCAGGCGAGGTCTACGACGTGATCCTGGAGGGGACGCGTGAGGCCCAGCGCACCCCCACCGACCTGCAGCACATCTTTGTCCGCTCCGACCGCAGCAACGAATTGATCCCCCTCTCCAACTTCGTGGAAGTGGCGGAACTGGCCGATTCCGGCACCCTCAACCGCTACAACCGGGTGCGCGCCATCACCCTGGAGGCCAACCTGGCCGATGGCCTGGCCCTGGGCGAGGCCCTGGCCTATTTGGAAGGCCTGGCCCGGGAGCACCTGCCGGAAAACGTCATCATCGACTACAAGGGGCAGTCCCAGGACTACAAGTTCTCGTCGCGGTCGATCCTCTTCGTCTTCCTGCTGGGCATCCTGGTGGTGTTTCTGGTGCTGGCGGCGCAATTTGAAAGCTACATCAACCCCCTGGTGATCATGCTGACGGTGCCCCTGGCCATCGCCGGGGGTCTCTTGGGGATTTACGTGACCGGCGCCACCTTGAACCTCTACAGCCAGATCGGGCTGATCATGCTGGTGGGCCTGGCGGCCAAAAACGGAATCCTGATCGTGGAGTTCGCCAACCAGCTGCGGGGTCAGCGGATGAGTTTTCACCGCGCCATTCTTACGGCCGCCGAAGTCCGCCTGCGCCCCATCGTCATGACCGGGGTGACCACCGCCGCCGGCGCTGTGCCCCTGATCCTGTCCGCCGGCGCCGGGGCCGAAACCCGGATGGTGATCGGCACGGTGGTCCTGGCAGGGGTCCTGTCGGCCACCTTTTTCACCCTCTTCGTGGTGCCGGTGGCCTACGGCCTGCTTTCCCGGCGAAGCCGGATCCCCGGCGAGGTCGCCCGCCGTCTGGAACGCGAGCAGGCTGCGCTGGGCCGGGGGCTGGCCAATTAGTTTGCCCATCAGCAACCGCCGCCGCCGGTTCCGACAGCCCCAGGGTTGATGGGCCGCTGAGACAAAAATCGGGATGGTGGTGTTGCGTTTTTAAAAGACGACAGCCGAATTTATCGCCCTTGATGCAGAAAGCGTTTTATGTCCCGTCGTCCCGGGCCGAGCATCGCAGCGGCCGGCGATAAAGGCCCTGTGGCTGTTTGAGCGTAAGCGAGTTCCACAGGTCCCGCCGGCTGCGAGAAGCGCAGGGCAGCCCGAAGGGCCCCGGGGCGCGGGCGGCTTTTTTTGGTTACTTTTCTTGTCCGCACAAGAAAATGAACACAGACCAATCGGAGTTGTAAATCCCGTCTATCCCCGGGTTATCCGGCAATGTTTTCTGCAAAAACACCGCACGGCGGGGTAAAATGCTTTTTACGCCGCAATCAAGGTTGCGCCCTATTCCCGCCACCCGCCGCGGGCGCGCATCAAGCGCGCCTGGATGAGCACCCCACCGGCCAATAGAACCAAAAAGCCACCGGCCTCCAGGGCCGGGCCGAGCTCCACCGCCTGGACCACCAGCGAGGCGCCGGCGAGAGAGGAGATCAGGATCAGGCCCCAGTCGAAGAGCAGGTAGAGAAGCACCGCGCCCAGGACCCCACCAAGGAGAATGGCCCCCCAGGCCCACGGCGCGGGCAGAGGCCCCCAAAGCGCCAGGAGGTTCAGCACGCTCACACCCCCAGCCCCAAAACCGGCCAGACCGACCGCCAGCCGCTGAAACACCAGAGCGATCAGCGCCCCCAACACCCCGAGCCCCAGCGAAAAAACCAGAATCAGAATTTCGGAGTGCAGCCCCCAGAACTGCTGGCCCAGGTGAAGACCGGCGAAAAACCCGATACCCGCCACGAACAGCCAGAACAGCTTGCGGCCCAGGACCAGCAGCAACAGCCCCACCACCACCGAGGTCCAGATCATGGTAATTTTCCTTGGATGGGGCGACGGGCGGCGCACCCCATGCCGCATCTCCCCGGTTTAAGAAGCTTTTGGCCGGTGGTACCGACCAACGGCCGACACGGTTTCGCCCCACCGCTGAGCCCTTCAGCCGCCGTTTGGCGCATCCCCCCGGATGGCCGCCAGAAACCGCTCGCCGTAACGGTCGGCCTTAGCCTCGCCCACCCCGCCGATGGCCAGCAGGTCTTCCCGGCTGGCCGGGCGGCTGACGGCCATCTCCCGCAGGGTCTTGTCGTGGAAGATCACGTAGGCCGGCAGCTCCAGCTCCTTTGCGATCTCAAGGCGCAGGCGGCGCAGAACCTCCCAGAGCTCCGCGGCCGGACCGTCCAGTGCCGCAGCTACCGTTGCGGCCTGGGGGTCGCGCGGCTTGGCGGCCTTGGGCGGGTGCCTGTCTTTGCGCAGGCGGATCTTTTCTTCACCCGTTAGTACCGGCCGACTTTTCTCGCTCAGGCGGTAACCGGTGCGTTCGGACATCTCCACCGTGAGGTAGCCCGCGGCCATCAGCTGCCGGAAGACCGAGCGCCACTCCGTGGCCGAGAGCTCCCGCCCCACCCCGAAGGTCTTCAGGCGGTGGTGGCCGAAGCGCCGGATGCGCTCATTTTCCTTTCCCAGCAGCACATCCACCAGGTAGGCGGCGCCGAAGCGCTGGCCGGTGCGGTAGACCGCCGAAAGCGCCTTCTGGGCGGCCACGGTCCCGTCCCAGGTTTCGGGCGCCTCCCGGCAGGTGCCGCAGTTGCCGCAGGGCGCGTCTAGGGTTTCGCCGAAATAGCGCAGCAGCACCTGCCGCCGGCAGGCGGTGGTTTCGCAGTAGCCCAGGACCGCTTCCAGCTTGCGCTGCTGAACCAGCTTGAAGCGCTCGTCGCCCTCGGATCGGGCGAGCATCTGGCGCACGGCCACCACGTCGGCCAGCGAATAGAGCATCCAGGCGTCGCTGGGAGACCCGTCGCGCCCGGCCCGGCCGGTCTCCTGATAATAGGCCTCCATGCTGGTGGGCACGTCGAAGTGCACCACGAAGCGCACATCCGGCCGGTCGATACCCAGGCCGAAGGCGATCGTGGCGACCACCACGATGACCTCCTCGCGGGCGAAGCGCTGCTGCCGCCGGCTGCGCTCGGCCGCATCGATGCCCGCGTGGTAGGCGACGGCTTTGATGCCCTTGGCCGCCAGCCAGGCCGCCAGGTCGTCCACCCGCTTGCGGCTGCGGCAGTAGACAATCCCGGTATCGGCCGGGTGCTCGGCCTGGATGAAGCGCAGCACCTGCTGCCGGCCGTTTTCCTTCAACGCCACCCGGTAGCAGATGTTGGGCCGGTCGAAGCTGGACAGGAACTGGGCGGCCGCCTTCAGCTCCAGCTTTTCGAGGATCTCCTGGCGGGTGGCGGCATCGGCGGTGGCCGTCAGCGCAATTCGCGGCACCCCGGCAAAGCGGCGGGTCACGCTGGCGATCTGAAGATACTCCGGTCGGAAATCGTGCCCCCACTGGGAGACGCAGTGGGCCTCGTCGATGGCGAAGAGGGCGATCCGCAACCGGGAGAGAAATTCCTGGAAGCGCTCGCTTATCAGCCGCTCGGGCGCCACGTAGAGCAGGTCGGTCTCACCGGCCAGAGCACGCGCCGCAACCGCCGCGGCCGACTCCGGCGCCAGGCTCGAATTCAGGAAATCGGCCCGCAACCCGTTTTGGCGCAACCCCGCCACCTGATCCTGCATCAGCGCGATCAGCGGCGAGACCACCAGGCCGACGCCCTCCCGGATGATCGCCGGAATCTGAAAGCAGAGGGATTTGCCGCTGCCGGTGGGCATCAGCACAAAGGCGTCGCCGCCGGCCAGCACCTGGGCGATCACCTCGCGCTGATGCTCACGGAAGCTATCGTAGCCGAAAAACTTGTGCAGCACATCCTGGGGAGTCATAGGGGGATCCGGGGGGTGGATGGTTTTTAGCGGGGGGATCGCGTTGGGCGGCCGCACGCGAGGACCCGGACGACGGCCCAACGGTCCGGATCGGGGCGCGTCCGGGCCGCCCAGGTGAGATCGGGGGTTTCCACCGCCCTCAGGGGGCCGCCGGTATGACCAGAACCGGTATCGGGCAGTCGCGCACCACCTTGCGCGAGGTGCCCCCCATCAGCGCCTCCTGCACCAGGCCGTGGCCGCGGTTGCCCACCACCAACAGATCGTAGGCCCCCGTGGCGGCGTGCTCCAGGATGCGCTCGGCCGCCTTGCCGGGCTCCACGATGACTTCATGCAGGATGAAGCGGCAGGCCGCTATCTGGTCCCCGGCCTCGGTGCAAAAGCGCTCGATGCCGGCTTTGATCCCCGCGATCAGCGTCTCCTGGTTCTGGCGCCGCAACTCCGAAACATCCCCCAGACCCAAAAACGCGGTCAACAACAATTCGGCGTTGGGCGGCAGCTTCTCGATCACGTGCAATACCGTGACGGTCGCCTGGCAGATCTCCGCCAAGCCGGCGGCATAGGCCAAGGCCTGGGTGGCGGTTTCGGAGAGGTCGGTGGCCACCAGAATCTTTTGGATCCGGGGTTTGTGAACCATTTTCGCTCCTCCCAAGGGCGTTGCGGGCATCGCCGGGCGGACGGCCCGGTGGCGGGACGGCGGCGCCGGGGGTGCGGCTTACGGCCCTTCCCTGGGGAAGGCCCCACTGCCGCATTGAAAATGAAAATAGAGAACAGGCGCGGAAGGTGTCAAGGATAAATATCGGGGCATGCGGTTTGAAGAGTGGCCGCGGTTGAGCAGCCAGTCTTTGATGGCGTCCCGGATTTACCGCACCTGGGCAAGCTGCTCCTCTGGAGAGCCGGCCGCCTGGGCCGGATCGGGA contains these protein-coding regions:
- the recQ gene encoding DNA helicase RecQ, which codes for MTPQDVLHKFFGYDSFREHQREVIAQVLAGGDAFVLMPTGSGKSLCFQIPAIIREGVGLVVSPLIALMQDQVAGLRQNGLRADFLNSSLAPESAAAVAARALAGETDLLYVAPERLISERFQEFLSRLRIALFAIDEAHCVSQWGHDFRPEYLQIASVTRRFAGVPRIALTATADAATRQEILEKLELKAAAQFLSSFDRPNICYRVALKENGRQQVLRFIQAEHPADTGIVYCRSRKRVDDLAAWLAAKGIKAVAYHAGIDAAERSRRQQRFAREEVIVVVATIAFGLGIDRPDVRFVVHFDVPTSMEAYYQETGRAGRDGSPSDAWMLYSLADVVAVRQMLARSEGDERFKLVQQRKLEAVLGYCETTACRRQVLLRYFGETLDAPCGNCGTCREAPETWDGTVAAQKALSAVYRTGQRFGAAYLVDVLLGKENERIRRFGHHRLKTFGVGRELSATEWRSVFRQLMAAGYLTVEMSERTGYRLSEKSRPVLTGEEKIRLRKDRHPPKAAKPRDPQAATVAAALDGPAAELWEVLRRLRLEIAKELELPAYVIFHDKTLREMAVSRPASREDLLAIGGVGEAKADRYGERFLAAIRGDAPNGG
- a CDS encoding universal stress protein — translated: MVHKPRIQKILVATDLSETATQALAYAAGLAEICQATVTVLHVIEKLPPNAELLLTAFLGLGDVSELRRQNQETLIAGIKAGIERFCTEAGDQIAACRFILHEVIVEPGKAAERILEHAATGAYDLLVVGNRGHGLVQEALMGGTSRKVVRDCPIPVLVIPAAP